In the Topomyia yanbarensis strain Yona2022 chromosome 3, ASM3024719v1, whole genome shotgun sequence genome, one interval contains:
- the LOC131691909 gene encoding UNC93-like protein, protein MNNGSVESERNGSTTGKQNGTAEQDQFGPRENYRVIKNIAVLGFAFMIHFTAFHGTSNLQSSVHSDGSLGAYTLAAIYGSLILSNIFLPVMMIRWLGCKWTIVVSFIAYMPYIAAQFYPRFYTLIPAGLAVGFGGGPLWCAKCTYLSVMAEAFSIIKKRKVQADYLIVKFFGLFFVFYQLAQVLGNLISFSVLSYGDDEQPAHNITAMVNISETCGANYVAPVDRPPQEDTSEIFHRPDAAKLNVLTGIFLACMAVASLSVAIGVDSMKRYNMNRTGSGAGVSGIRMLVITAKQLANKYQILLLPITMFIGVEQAFIAVDFTASFVACGLGISYIGYAMISFGLANAFAAAVTPYITKVIGRFPMIIATAIFHLVLIVFMLLWKPTDEYWAYSIIVACWGLADGVWLIQINALSGILFPGNEEAAFSNFRLWEATGSVIMYATSPFLSTFTKLVCIMVVMLIGTVGYTSIEVMEYRIKKGAAGKRFEMIQHAS, encoded by the exons aTGAACAACGGAAGTGTGGAAAGCGAAAGAAATGGTTCAACCACGGGAAAGCAGAATGGCACTGCTGAACAGGACCAATTTGGACCTCGGGAAAATTATCGTGTTATAAAGAATATCGCGGTTCTTGGATTCGCCTTTATGATTCACTTTACCGCCTTCCACGGGACGTCCAACCTGCAAAGCTCGGTGCACAGCGATGGTTCTCTCGGCGCTTACACATTGGCTGCGATTTATGGATCGTTGATTTTGTCGAACATCTTTCTGCCAGTTATGATGATCAG GTGGCTAGGATGTAAATGGACTATCGTAGTATCGTTCATCGCGTATATGCCGTACATTGCAGCACAGTTCTACCCACGCTTTTACACGCTGATTCCGGCCGGGTTGGCTGTAGGATTCGGTGGGGGTCCGTTGTGGTGTGCCAAGTGTACGTACCTATCGGTGATGGCCGAGGCATTCAGCATCATCAAGAAGCGGAAAGTGCAAGCGGATTATTTGATTGTTAAGTTCTTTGGACTGTTTTTCGTGTTCTACCAGCTGGCTCAAGTGTTGGGCAATTTGATCTCATTCTCGG TGCTCTCCTACGGTGACGATGAACAACCAGCTCACAACATCACTGCCATGGTCAACATTTCGGAAACATGCGGTGCCAACTATGTTGCACCGGTGGACCGCCCACCACAGGAAGACACTAGTGAAATATTCCACCGACCAGACGCCGCCAAACTGAACGTTCTAACCGGAATCTTTCTTGCCTGCATGGCCGTTGCCAGTCTGTCAGTGGCGATTGGTGTTGATTCGATGAAACGTTACAACATGAACCGAACCGGATCTGGAGCGGGAGTCTCAGGAATTCGTATGCTTGTCATCACGGCGAAACAACTTGCCAACAAGTACCAGATTCTTCTTCTACCGATTACCATGTTCATAGGCGTGGAACAAGCATTCATTGCGGTTGATTTCACTGCG TCATTCGTTGCCTGCGGACTCGGGATCAGCTACATCGGTTACGCAATGATCAGCTTTGGACTAGCGAATGCATTTGCCGCTGCAGTGACTCCATACATCACGAAAGTGATTGGACGTTTTCCGATGATCATCGCGACGGCGATATTCCACCTGGTGTTGATTGTGTTCATGTTGCTATGGAAACCGACGGACGAGTACTGGGCCTACTCGATCATCGTCGCTTGCTGGGGACTTGCTGATGGGGTATGGCTGATTCAGATCAACG CTTTGAGCGGTATTCTGTTCCCGGGCAACGAGGAGGCTGCGTTCAGTAATTTCCGCCTGTGGGAGGCAACCGGTTCGGTGATAATGTACGCAACCAGTCCGTTTCTGTCGACCTTCACCAAACTGGTATGCATCATGGTTGTGATGCTGATCGGAACCGTTGG CTACACCAGCATCGAAGTGATGGAGTATCGAATCAAGAAAGGTGCCGCAGGGAAACGGTTCGAAATGATACAACATGCGAGCTAG